From Acidobacteriota bacterium, one genomic window encodes:
- a CDS encoding FKBP-type peptidyl-prolyl cis-trans isomerase, with protein sequence MVTVHYTGTLENGTQFDSSVGRGQPFTFKIGTGSVIKGWDEGVMSMKVGGKRKLIIPPDLGYGKMGSPPKIPGNSVLHFDVELLDVK encoded by the coding sequence ATGGTCACGGTGCATTACACCGGCACGCTGGAGAACGGCACCCAGTTCGACAGTTCAGTCGGGCGCGGCCAGCCGTTCACCTTCAAAATCGGCACCGGCTCGGTCATCAAAGGCTGGGACGAAGGCGTGATGTCCATGAAAGTCGGCGGCAAACGCAAACTCATCATCCCGCCCGATCTCGGTTACGGCAAGATGGGTAGCCCGCCGAAAATTCCCGGCAATTCCGTTTTGCATTTCGACGTGGAATTGCTCGACGTGAAGTAA